A section of the Paramisgurnus dabryanus chromosome 4, PD_genome_1.1, whole genome shotgun sequence genome encodes:
- the LOC135785710 gene encoding uncharacterized protein, protein MEGKAFIFMNILIISTQTATGPSMTMAQTTGPFHTSATPTSKAGGPTTTPKQTTVPAHNSAALTSKAPGLTTTPERTTVSAHNSSVLTSKAAGPTTTPERTTVSAHNSAVLTSKAAGPTTTPERTTVPAHISATLTSKAAGPTTTPERTTVPAHNSAVLTSKAAGPTTTPERTTVPAHNSAVLTSKAAGPTTTPERTTVPAHVSATLTSKAVGPTTTQERTTVPAHISATLTSKAAGPTTTPERTTIPAHISVTLTSKAAGPTTTPERTTVPPHISTTLTSKAAGPTTTPERTTVPAHISATLTSKAAGPTTTQERTTVPAHNSAVLTSKATGPTMTPERTTVPAHISATLTSKATGPTTTPERTTVPAHNSAVLTSKAAGPTTTPEQTTVPAHNSAVLTSKATGPTTTSERTTVPAHISATLTSKATGPTTTPERTTVPAHNSAVLTSKAAGPTTTPERTTVPAHISVTLTSKAAGPPTTAERTTVPAHISAVLTSKATGPTTTPERTTVPAHISAVLTSKAAGPTTTPEPTTVPAHISATLTSKATRPTTTPERTTVPAHISATLTSKATGPTTTPQRTTVPDHNSAVLTSKAAGPTTTPERTTVPAHISAVLTSKAAGPTTTPDPTTVPAHISATLTSKATRPTTTPERTTVPAHNSAVLTSKATGPTTTPERTTVPAHISATLTSKATGPTMTPERTTVPAHNSAVLTSKAAGLTTTPERTTVPAHNSAVLTSKATGPTTTPERTTVSAHISATLTSKAAGTTTTPERTTVPPHISTTLTSKAAGTTTTPTRTPGQTRALVTTAVPQTTATTDKKTISSLSTVSAGTTFTKAKVPITPAAAEVLTKLVFSSSDTFTNDLLDKSSPGFKAREKLVKDELEPIYKKKYPAFLRLNVESFRAGSVITSTKLAFNYGQELPTPEDIKNDLVKAVEAGGVNQLNIIPNSVSVNDTGTATTVTTTASAHKIEFSLLQATFLLIMSTILIKTGLIN, encoded by the exons ATGGAAGGAAAAGCTTTTATCTTCATGAACATTTTAATCA TTAGTACGCAAACTGCTACAGGACCTAGCATGACAATGGCACAGACAACAGGTCCTTTCCACACTTCTGCAACCCCCACTTCAAAGGCAGGAGGACCTACCACAACACCGAAACAGACAACAGTTCCAGCCCACAATTCTGCGGCCCTGACTTCCAAGGCCCCAGGCCTTACCACAACACCAGAACGAACAACAGTTTCAGCCCACAATTCCTCAGTCCTCACTTCCAAGGCCGCAGGACCTACCACTACACCAGAACGGACAACAGTTTCAGCCCACAATTCCGCGGTCCTCACTTCCAAGGCCGCAGGACCTACCACGACACCGGAACGGACAACAGTTCCAGCCCACATTTCTGCGACCCTCACTTCCAAGGCCGCAGGACCTACCACAACACCGGAACGAACAACAGTTCCAGCCCACAATTCCGCAGTCCTCACTTCCAAGGCCGCAGGACCTACCACGACACCGGAACGAACAACAGTTCCAGCCCACAATTCCGCGGTCCTCACTTCCAAGGCCGCAGGACCTACCACGACACCGGAACGGACAACAGTTCCAGCCCACGTTTCTGCGACCCTCACTTCCAAGGCCGTAGGACCTACCACGACACAGGAACGGACAACAGTTCCAGCCCACATTTCTGCGACCCTCACTTCCAAGGCCGCAGGACCTACCACCACACCGGAACGGACAACAATTCCAGCCCACATTTCTGTGACCCTCACTTCCAAGGCCGCAGGACCTACCACGACACCAGAACGGACAACAGTTCCACCTCACATTTCCACGACCCTCACTTCCAAGGCCGCAGGACCTACCACGACACCCGAACGGACAACAGTTCCAGCTCACATTTCCGCGACCCTCACTTCCAAAGCCGCAGGACCTACCACTACACAGGAACGGACAACAGTTCCAGCCCACAATTCTGCTGTGCTCACTTCCAAGGCCACAGGACCTACCATGACACCGGAACGGACAACAGTTCCAGCTCACATTTCTGCGACCCTCACTTCCAAGGCCACAGGACCTACCACGACACCGGAACGAACAACAGTTCCAGCCCACAATTCCGCAGTCCTCACTTCCAAGGCGGCAGGTCCTACCACTACACCAGAACAGACAACAGTTCCAGCCCACAATTCCGCTGTCCTCACTTCCAAGGCCACAGGACCTACCACGACATCGGAACGGACAACAGTTCCAGCTCACATTTCTGCGACCCTCACTTCCAAGGCCACAGGACCTACCACGACACCGGAACGGACAACAGTTCCAGCCCACAATTCCGCAGTCCTCACTTCCAAGGCTGCAGGACCTACCACAACACCAGAACGGACAACAGTTCCAGCCCACATTTCTGTGACCCTCACTTCCAAGGCCGCAGGACCTCCCACGACAGCGGAACGAACAACAGTTCCAGCCCACATTTCCGCAGTCCTCACTTCCAAGGCCACAGGACCTACCACAACACCGGAACGAACAACAGTTCCAGCCCACATTTCCGCAGTCCTCACTTCCAAGGCCGCAGGTCCTACCACTACACCAGAACCGACAACAGTTCCAGCCCACATTTCGGCAACCCTCACTTCCAAGGCCACAAGACCTACCACAACACCGGAACGGACAACAGTTCCAGCTCACATTTCTGCGACCCTCACTTCCAAGGCCACAGGACCTACCACGACACCGCAACGGACAACAGTTCCAGACCACAATTCTGCCGTCCTCACTTCCAAGGCCGCAGGACCTACCACAACACCGGAACGAACAACAGTTCCAGCCCACATTTCCGCAGTCCTCACTTCCAAGGCCGCAGGTCCGACCACTACACCAGACCCGACAACAGTTCCAGCCCACATTTCGGCAACCCTCACTTCCAAGGCCACAAGACCTACCACGACACCGGAACGGACAACAGTTCCGGCTCATAATTCCGCAGTCCTCACTTCCAAGGCCACAGGACCTACCACGACACCGGAACGGACAACAGTTCCAGCTCACATTTCTGCGACCCTCACTTCCAAGGCCACAGGACCTACCATGACACCAGAACGGACAACAGTTCCAGCCCATAATTCCGCAGTCCTCACTTCCAAGGCGGCAGGACTCACCACTACACCGGAACGGACAACTGTTCCAGCCCACAATTCTGCGGTCCTTACTTCCAAGGCCACAGGACCTACCACGACACCGGAACGGACAACAGTTTCAGCTCACATTTCTGCGACCCTCACTTCCAAGGCCGCAGGAACTACCACGACACCGGAACGGACAACAGTTCCACCTCACATTTCCACGACCCTCACTTCCAAGGCCGCAGGAACTACCACGACACCGACACGGACACCGGGACAAACAAGAGCTCTTGTAACCACAGCGGTGCCACAAACAACAGCAACAACTGACAAAAAAACTATTTCCTCCTTATCAACTGTAAGTGCAGGCACAACATTCACCAAAGCTAAAGTACCTATTACTCCTGCAGCAGCTGAGGTACTGACAAAACTTGTGTTTAGCTCCTCTGACACATTTACAAACGACCTCCTAGATAAAAGCTCTCCTGGCTTTAAAGCAAGAGAAAAGCTTGTGAAGGATGAG CTTGAACCAATCTACAAAAAAAAGTATCCTGCCTTCTTGAGACTGAATGTCGAGAGCTTTAG GGCTGGGTCAGTTATTACTTCAACAAAACTAGCATTCAACTACGGACAAGAGCTCCCAACCCCTGAAGACATAAAAAATGATCTTGTGAAAGCAGTGGAAGCAGGAGGAGTCAATCAACTGAACATAATTCCCAACTCAGTTTCTGTCAACGATACAG GTACAGCTACAACTGTAACAACCACTGCAAGTGCACACAAGATTGAATTCAGTCTTCTCCAAGCAACATTCCTCCTTATTATGTCAACAATATTAATTAAAACTggtttaataaattaa